A genomic region of Marinobacter sp. NP-4(2019) contains the following coding sequences:
- a CDS encoding DoxX family protein, with amino-acid sequence MLDNADLGKLIIRLTLGGLMLFHGIAKLIHGTGFIEGQLASLGIPAIFAYGVFIGELLAPLMVILGYQTRIGALLIAFNMLVAIALVHGHELLALGSSGGWALELQGFFLFTAIALVFLGPGRYKLKN; translated from the coding sequence TTGTTGGACAACGCAGACCTAGGAAAATTGATTATCCGCCTGACCCTGGGCGGGCTCATGCTGTTTCATGGCATTGCCAAGCTGATCCACGGCACCGGTTTCATCGAAGGCCAGCTGGCCAGCCTTGGCATTCCGGCGATCTTCGCTTACGGCGTGTTTATCGGCGAGCTGCTGGCGCCGCTGATGGTAATCCTCGGCTACCAGACCCGCATCGGAGCCTTGTTGATTGCCTTCAACATGCTGGTCGCCATTGCGCTCGTCCACGGCCATGAACTGCTGGCCCTGGGTAGCAGCGGTGGCTGGGCACTGGAACTGCAGGGATTCTTCCTGTTTACCGCGATTGCCCTGGTTTTTCTGGGTCCGGGGCGCTACAAACTGAAGAACTGA
- a CDS encoding MATE family efflux transporter, giving the protein MLTNLTVPLLGLVDTAVLGHLESPQYLGAVAVGANLFSILYWTFGFMRMGTTGLSAQAWGRRDEFAQIALLLRSIILATGIGVLLIAFHKPLISIGLTLMNPSERVAELAADYAAIRIWSAPAVLCQYTLVGWLIGTQFPRAPMIMLIVANSLNIVLDVLFVTVLGWNSQGVAAATVIAEYSAAAIGFRLVLLRMPPGQSFNRALLGHLADYLRILQVNRYIMVRTVALLLVLAFFTAQGARQGDTILAANAVLLTFLLVISNGLDGFANAAEALIGEAVGKGSRRRFRVVFRAALRWSLWGSLLFTAAFVLGGRFLVSLLTGIEEVRTTAWQYLPWLWMLPFAAVWGYLLDGVFIGATRTRDMQNTMLFSALFIFLPVWWLTTGWGNHGLWFSLISLMLARAVSMGWLFLSHTRHGRWFDSR; this is encoded by the coding sequence ATGCTCACCAATCTCACCGTCCCCCTGCTGGGGCTGGTGGATACCGCCGTGCTTGGTCACCTGGAGAGCCCGCAGTACCTGGGGGCGGTTGCGGTCGGTGCCAACCTGTTCAGTATCCTTTACTGGACATTCGGCTTCATGCGCATGGGCACCACCGGCCTTTCGGCCCAGGCCTGGGGCCGGCGTGATGAATTCGCCCAGATCGCCCTGCTGTTGCGCTCCATCATACTGGCGACTGGCATCGGCGTGCTGCTGATCGCCTTCCACAAGCCTCTGATCAGTATTGGCCTGACCCTGATGAACCCTAGTGAGCGGGTGGCGGAACTGGCCGCGGATTACGCCGCCATACGAATCTGGAGTGCGCCTGCCGTACTGTGCCAATACACGCTGGTGGGCTGGTTGATAGGCACCCAGTTTCCGCGGGCGCCGATGATTATGCTGATCGTGGCAAACAGCCTGAATATCGTGCTGGATGTGCTGTTCGTGACAGTTCTCGGCTGGAATAGTCAGGGCGTCGCCGCCGCCACGGTCATCGCCGAGTACTCCGCCGCAGCGATTGGTTTTCGCCTGGTACTGCTACGAATGCCCCCCGGGCAATCCTTCAATCGTGCCCTGCTGGGACACCTGGCGGACTACCTGCGCATTCTGCAGGTTAACCGGTACATCATGGTGCGAACCGTCGCACTGCTGCTGGTCCTGGCCTTCTTCACCGCACAGGGTGCCCGCCAGGGAGATACCATCCTGGCCGCCAATGCGGTCCTACTGACATTCCTGCTGGTCATTTCCAACGGCCTGGATGGCTTCGCCAACGCCGCCGAGGCCCTGATCGGGGAGGCGGTGGGTAAAGGCAGCCGACGCCGATTCCGGGTGGTTTTCCGCGCCGCTTTGCGCTGGTCCCTGTGGGGGTCCTTGCTGTTCACTGCGGCGTTTGTCCTGGGCGGACGTTTCCTGGTCAGCCTGTTGACCGGCATCGAAGAGGTGCGTACAACCGCCTGGCAGTATTTGCCCTGGCTATGGATGCTGCCATTCGCCGCCGTCTGGGGTTACCTGCTGGATGGTGTGTTTATCGGTGCCACACGAACCCGGGACATGCAGAACACCATGCTGTTCTCCGCGCTGTTCATCTTCCTGCCGGTGTGGTGGCTGACCACGGGCTGGGGAAACCACGGCCTCTGGTTTTCACTGATCAGCCTGATGCTGGCCCGTGCCGTAAGTATGGGCTGGCTGTTTCTCTCCCACACACGCCATGGCCGCTGGTTCGACTCCCGGTAA
- the coxB gene encoding cytochrome c oxidase subunit II: protein MRVHAKRAGALLGGLLFPAWSMADWTLNMAPGVTGTSNEIFNLHMTILWICVVIGIVVFGVMFWSIFAHRKSQGHRPANFHENTVVEVLWTIIPFVILVVMAIPATATLVDMYDTAESEVDIKVTGYQWRWKYDYIDEDFGFFSNLATSKDEIYNRLDKNENYLLDVDNPLVIPVGKKVRLLVTANDVIHSWWVPAFGVKKDAIPGFINETWTRVDEPGIYRGQCTELCGKDHGFMPVVVKAVPEAEYNEWVAEQRAAAERERELTEKDWTLEELMERGEQAYASACAACHQADGSGSPPAFPALRGSQIVLEDMDAHLDIVVNGVAGTAMQAFGDQLSEVDLAAVITYERNAWGNNTGEMVTPKQVFEYKNQE from the coding sequence ATGCGCGTGCACGCTAAGCGGGCAGGTGCCCTGTTGGGCGGCCTATTGTTCCCCGCCTGGTCCATGGCGGACTGGACATTGAACATGGCTCCCGGGGTAACCGGCACCAGTAACGAAATTTTCAACCTTCACATGACCATCCTCTGGATATGCGTTGTCATCGGCATCGTGGTTTTCGGGGTGATGTTCTGGTCCATCTTCGCTCACCGCAAGTCCCAGGGCCACAGACCGGCCAATTTCCACGAGAACACGGTGGTGGAAGTTCTCTGGACCATCATTCCATTCGTCATCCTCGTGGTTATGGCCATTCCGGCGACGGCAACCCTGGTGGATATGTATGACACCGCCGAGTCGGAAGTGGATATCAAGGTGACAGGTTACCAGTGGCGCTGGAAATACGATTATATCGATGAGGATTTCGGTTTCTTTTCCAATCTGGCGACCAGCAAGGATGAGATCTACAACCGGTTGGACAAGAATGAAAATTACCTGCTGGACGTGGATAACCCACTGGTGATTCCGGTTGGCAAGAAGGTGCGCCTGTTGGTAACGGCAAACGATGTCATCCACTCCTGGTGGGTGCCGGCCTTTGGCGTCAAGAAAGACGCCATTCCCGGATTTATCAACGAGACCTGGACCCGTGTTGATGAGCCGGGGATCTACCGCGGCCAGTGCACGGAGCTGTGCGGTAAGGACCACGGTTTCATGCCGGTCGTGGTCAAGGCCGTACCCGAAGCCGAATACAACGAATGGGTCGCTGAGCAGCGGGCTGCTGCCGAGCGTGAGCGCGAGTTGACCGAAAAGGACTGGACCCTGGAAGAGCTGATGGAGCGTGGTGAGCAAGCGTATGCCAGCGCCTGCGCCGCCTGCCACCAGGCTGACGGCAGCGGGTCACCTCCGGCCTTCCCGGCTCTGCGAGGTAGTCAGATTGTACTTGAAGATATGGATGCCCACCTGGACATCGTGGTTAACGGTGTGGCCGGTACCGCCATGCAGGCTTTCGGCGACCAGCTGAGTGAAGTGGACCTGGCTGCGGTGATTACCTACGAGCGTAATGCCTGGGGTAATAACACCGGTGAGATGGTTACGCCGAAACAGGTGTTCGAGTACAAAAACCAGGAATGA
- the ctaD gene encoding cytochrome c oxidase subunit I encodes MSAVADTHAQDHHHHGPAKGFSRWLLTTNHKDIGTMYLIFSFTMFLLGGTMAMVIRAELFQPGLQIVEPEFFNQMTTMHGLIMVFGAVMPAFVGLANWMLPLMIGAPDMALPRMNNWSFWLLPCAFLILVSTLFMEGGAPNFGWTFYAPLSTTYGPPSTTFFIFAVHIMGISSIMGAINVIATILNLRAPGMTLMKMPLFVWTWLITAFLLIAVMPVLAGVVTMMLMDINFGTSFFDASGGGDPVLFQHVFWFFGHPEVYIMILPAFGAVSHIIPAFSRKPLFGYASMVYAVGAIALLSFVVWAHHMFTVGIPIAGQLFFMYATMLIAVPTGVKVFNWVATMFRGALSFETPMLFAVAFVILFTIGGFSGLMLAIAPADFQYHDTYFVVAHFHYVLVPGAIFGIFASAYFWLPKWTGHMYDETLGKTHFWLSFIGMNLAFFPMHFLGLAGMPRRIPDYALQFADFNMVSSIGAFMFGATQLLFLLIVVKCVKGGEKAAAKPWDGADGLEWTLPSPPPYHSFTTPPEVK; translated from the coding sequence ATGAGTGCGGTTGCAGATACCCACGCCCAGGATCATCATCACCACGGCCCTGCCAAAGGCTTCAGCCGGTGGCTGCTGACGACCAACCACAAAGACATCGGGACCATGTACCTGATTTTCAGTTTCACCATGTTCCTGCTTGGTGGAACCATGGCCATGGTGATCCGCGCCGAGCTGTTCCAGCCCGGTTTGCAGATTGTCGAGCCAGAATTCTTCAATCAGATGACCACCATGCACGGCCTGATTATGGTGTTCGGTGCGGTCATGCCAGCCTTTGTGGGACTGGCCAACTGGATGCTGCCGCTGATGATCGGTGCACCCGACATGGCGCTGCCACGGATGAACAACTGGAGCTTCTGGCTGCTGCCCTGCGCTTTCCTGATCCTGGTCTCCACTCTATTCATGGAAGGCGGCGCGCCCAACTTCGGCTGGACCTTCTACGCACCACTGTCGACGACCTATGGGCCGCCCAGTACGACCTTCTTTATCTTCGCGGTCCACATCATGGGGATTTCCTCCATCATGGGCGCGATTAACGTCATTGCCACGATCCTCAACTTGCGGGCACCGGGCATGACCCTGATGAAGATGCCGCTGTTTGTCTGGACCTGGCTGATCACCGCATTCCTGCTGATCGCCGTAATGCCGGTGTTGGCGGGTGTGGTCACCATGATGCTGATGGACATCAACTTCGGCACCAGCTTCTTCGATGCTTCTGGCGGTGGTGATCCGGTGCTGTTCCAGCACGTGTTCTGGTTCTTCGGGCACCCCGAGGTGTACATCATGATCCTGCCGGCGTTCGGGGCGGTCTCCCACATCATTCCGGCCTTTTCCCGCAAACCGTTGTTCGGTTACGCCTCCATGGTCTACGCAGTGGGCGCCATCGCACTGCTGTCGTTCGTGGTCTGGGCTCACCACATGTTCACCGTCGGTATTCCTATCGCCGGTCAGTTGTTCTTTATGTACGCGACCATGCTGATTGCAGTGCCCACCGGGGTGAAGGTGTTCAACTGGGTGGCCACCATGTTCCGCGGCGCCCTCAGTTTCGAGACCCCGATGTTGTTTGCCGTGGCCTTCGTCATCCTGTTCACCATTGGTGGCTTCTCCGGCCTGATGTTGGCCATTGCCCCGGCTGACTTCCAGTACCATGACACCTACTTCGTGGTGGCTCACTTCCACTATGTACTGGTGCCGGGTGCCATCTTTGGTATCTTCGCCTCCGCCTATTTCTGGCTGCCCAAGTGGACCGGCCACATGTACGACGAAACCCTGGGCAAGACCCACTTCTGGCTGTCGTTTATTGGTATGAACCTGGCGTTCTTCCCCATGCACTTCCTAGGGCTGGCGGGCATGCCGCGCCGTATTCCCGACTATGCTCTGCAGTTTGCCGATTTCAACATGGTGTCCAGCATCGGTGCTTTCATGTTTGGCGCCACGCAGCTGCTGTTTCTCCTGATCGTGGTGAAGTGTGTGAAGGGGGGCGAGAAGGCTGCGGCCAAGCCCTGGGATGGTGCGGACGGCCTGGAGTGGACTCTGCCGTCGCCACCGCCTTACCACTCCTTCACGACACCACCGGAAGTGAAGTAG
- a CDS encoding cytochrome c oxidase subunit 3 has product MAENQTYYVPEQSKWPIIATVGLGVTLYGVAAIMVNGKQGESTTFSWILFFIGALIMAYMLFGWFGSVIKESRSGLYSPQMDRSFRWGMSWFIFSEVMFFAAFFGALFYTRVFAVPWLGGEGDRASSNMLWEGFQATWPLINNPDPQAFPGPKEVIGPWGLPLINTILLVTSSFTVTVAHHALKEGHRQKIKIWLGATIGLALVFLFVQGYEYAHAYADLDLTLRSGIYGSTFFMLTGFHGAHVILGTLMLSIMFIRIQKGHFSAEQHFGFEAASWYWHFVDVVWLCLFVFVYVI; this is encoded by the coding sequence ATGGCGGAAAACCAGACCTATTACGTGCCCGAACAGAGTAAGTGGCCGATCATTGCAACGGTTGGTCTTGGGGTAACCCTGTACGGTGTTGCCGCGATCATGGTGAATGGCAAACAGGGGGAATCGACCACGTTCTCCTGGATCCTGTTCTTTATCGGTGCCCTGATCATGGCCTACATGCTGTTTGGCTGGTTCGGGAGTGTGATCAAAGAAAGCCGGTCCGGCCTGTACAGTCCGCAAATGGACCGCTCTTTCCGTTGGGGGATGAGCTGGTTCATCTTCTCGGAAGTCATGTTCTTCGCCGCCTTTTTCGGCGCCCTGTTCTACACCCGGGTATTTGCAGTGCCCTGGTTGGGCGGGGAAGGTGACAGGGCCAGCAGTAACATGCTGTGGGAGGGTTTCCAGGCGACGTGGCCGTTGATCAATAACCCGGATCCCCAGGCCTTTCCCGGTCCCAAGGAAGTGATTGGCCCCTGGGGCCTGCCGCTGATCAACACGATCCTGCTGGTTACCTCCTCATTCACGGTTACGGTGGCACACCACGCCCTGAAGGAAGGTCATCGACAGAAGATCAAGATCTGGCTTGGTGCCACCATTGGCCTGGCACTCGTATTCCTGTTCGTTCAGGGTTATGAGTACGCTCACGCCTACGCGGATCTGGACCTCACGCTCCGGTCCGGCATCTATGGCAGTACCTTCTTTATGCTCACCGGTTTCCATGGTGCCCACGTCATACTGGGAACGTTGATGTTGAGCATCATGTTCATCCGGATTCAGAAAGGGCATTTCTCGGCCGAACAGCACTTCGGGTTTGAAGCAGCCTCCTGGTACTGGCACTTCGTCGATGTGGTCTGGCTGTGCCTGTTTGTCTTCGTGTATGTGATCTGA
- a CDS encoding twin transmembrane helix small protein gives MLKVVVVILMLAVICSLFSGLFFLIKDGGKTNRVVNSLAVRVALSVLLLLVIVISLWQGSLVLNPTP, from the coding sequence ATGCTGAAAGTTGTCGTTGTCATACTTATGCTGGCTGTCATCTGTAGTCTTTTCAGCGGGCTGTTTTTTCTGATCAAGGACGGCGGCAAAACCAACCGGGTGGTGAACTCACTGGCGGTGCGAGTGGCGCTGAGTGTGTTGCTGCTGCTGGTGATTGTCATTTCCCTCTGGCAAGGGAGCCTGGTGCTGAACCCGACTCCCTGA
- a CDS encoding SURF1 family protein: MPDPGSFTRRQWRFDWRILLFAGLFLPLLVGLGIWQLQRAEEKQQQLLQWEQQAESLDWSRQEARGLSNGRPVTLLGRYSDLTWLLDNRTREGIPGYEVLTMFYPDEGPAVVVNRGWIQAPRTRDRLPGVDAPRGLLEIRGRVAEFPEPPVLADSEAQEGGWPRRVQALPRSQAAEQEPALASKVVRLSGSEQPGAYRADWEPDRMGPQTHYGYALQWFSLAIALVILTVVASYRKTGANNDNDNG; encoded by the coding sequence ATGCCTGATCCGGGGTCGTTCACTCGTCGTCAGTGGCGGTTTGACTGGCGGATACTGCTGTTTGCCGGACTGTTTCTGCCGTTACTGGTCGGCCTGGGTATCTGGCAACTCCAGCGAGCCGAAGAAAAACAGCAGCAGTTGCTGCAGTGGGAGCAGCAGGCGGAGAGTCTGGACTGGTCCCGGCAGGAGGCTCGCGGGTTGAGTAACGGGCGTCCGGTGACGCTGCTGGGCCGGTACAGTGACCTGACCTGGCTGCTGGACAACCGGACACGGGAAGGGATTCCCGGATACGAAGTGCTCACAATGTTCTATCCCGATGAAGGACCCGCAGTGGTTGTTAACCGCGGTTGGATTCAGGCCCCGAGGACCCGTGATCGGCTCCCCGGGGTCGACGCCCCCAGGGGGCTGCTTGAAATCCGCGGGCGTGTGGCGGAGTTTCCCGAGCCTCCGGTCCTGGCTGATAGCGAAGCGCAGGAGGGCGGCTGGCCAAGGCGCGTCCAGGCCCTGCCCCGCTCGCAGGCTGCGGAGCAGGAGCCGGCGCTGGCGTCAAAGGTGGTCAGATTGTCCGGCAGTGAACAGCCCGGCGCGTACCGCGCTGACTGGGAACCCGACCGGATGGGGCCGCAGACTCACTACGGATATGCATTACAGTGGTTTTCACTGGCCATCGCACTGGTTATATTGACGGTGGTAGCGAGTTACCGAAAGACAGGAGCCAATAATGACAACGACAATGGCTAA
- a CDS encoding COX15/CtaA family protein: protein MGRWSLFAALLAVVVIMLGAWTRLVDAGLGCPDWPGCYGFLSVPQSSESIAIANARFPETPVDVAKGWPEMIHRYAAGTLGLVVFGLAAFAVRHRREGLPVKLPLFIAGFIVLQGAFGMWTVTLKLWPQVVALHLLGGFTTLSALTLLTLRLRARHKPPSGNLSMPEVSRFRPWLYGGLALVILQIALGAWTASNYAAVACPELPTCQGEWWPADMDFRHGFDIAQHVGPNYLGGQLTADGRVAIHVTHRLGAMILLGYFAVLLALMWRRVRQTDIARHVQLVVIVLAAQITLGIINVAFHIPLSVAVAHNAMGAGLLLAVINLLWRLHEQPQSHSVSSQHTTTINREVTA from the coding sequence ATGGGGCGCTGGTCACTGTTTGCCGCGCTGTTGGCGGTGGTGGTGATCATGCTGGGCGCCTGGACCCGCCTGGTGGATGCCGGTCTTGGTTGCCCGGACTGGCCCGGTTGTTATGGTTTCCTGTCAGTACCCCAGAGTAGTGAGAGTATTGCCATTGCCAATGCCCGTTTTCCGGAGACACCGGTGGACGTGGCCAAGGGCTGGCCGGAGATGATCCACCGCTATGCCGCGGGCACACTGGGCCTGGTGGTGTTCGGGCTGGCGGCCTTTGCCGTTCGCCATCGCCGGGAAGGTCTGCCGGTGAAGCTGCCTCTGTTTATTGCCGGCTTTATTGTCCTTCAGGGGGCGTTCGGCATGTGGACCGTGACCCTGAAACTGTGGCCCCAGGTGGTCGCCCTGCACTTATTGGGGGGCTTCACCACGCTGAGTGCGCTCACCCTGCTGACGCTCCGGTTACGGGCTAGGCACAAGCCGCCGTCCGGCAACCTGTCCATGCCGGAAGTCAGTCGGTTCCGGCCATGGCTCTACGGTGGGCTGGCCCTGGTGATCCTGCAGATCGCCCTGGGTGCCTGGACCGCGTCTAATTATGCAGCGGTTGCGTGTCCCGAACTGCCCACCTGTCAGGGTGAGTGGTGGCCAGCCGATATGGATTTCCGGCACGGTTTCGACATTGCCCAGCACGTCGGTCCAAACTATCTGGGTGGCCAGCTAACTGCGGATGGTCGCGTGGCCATTCACGTTACCCATCGACTGGGAGCGATGATATTGCTGGGGTATTTCGCTGTGCTACTCGCGCTGATGTGGCGGCGAGTCCGTCAGACCGATATAGCCAGGCACGTCCAACTGGTGGTTATTGTGCTGGCCGCCCAGATTACCCTGGGGATTATCAATGTAGCCTTCCATATTCCACTTTCTGTTGCGGTGGCGCATAACGCCATGGGCGCAGGCCTGTTGCTGGCCGTAATCAACCTGCTGTGGCGCCTGCACGAACAACCGCAATCACACTCAGTCAGCAGCCAACACACAACAACAATCAACCGAGAGGTGACGGCATGA
- the cyoE gene encoding heme o synthase: MSEHVKTLPARTGNHAETQAEVSISWRDFLELTKPRVVALMILTSVIGMLLAAPGVPGWEVLVYGNLGIALLAGAAAVVNHVVDQKIDTVMARTRKRPVATGKISPVDAMVFATLLATAGMGILVWQVNALTAWLTLASLVGYAGVYTLFLKRATPQNIVIGGLAGAMPPLLGWTAVTGQVEGHALLLVLIIFAWTPPHFWALAIHRKEEYAKAGIPMLPVTHGNKYTELHIVLYTLMLLAVSLLPFVTGMSGGIYLVGALALGLRFLQYSVRLLKGDDRRVALATFKYSITYLMALFVVLLVDHFVFF; this comes from the coding sequence ATGAGCGAGCATGTGAAAACACTGCCGGCCCGCACTGGGAATCACGCAGAGACACAGGCAGAGGTATCCATTTCCTGGCGGGATTTCCTGGAGCTGACCAAGCCCCGGGTAGTGGCGCTGATGATCCTGACGTCGGTGATTGGCATGTTGCTGGCGGCCCCCGGTGTCCCGGGCTGGGAAGTATTGGTCTACGGCAACCTCGGCATTGCCCTGCTTGCCGGGGCCGCAGCGGTGGTCAACCATGTGGTAGATCAGAAGATCGATACGGTGATGGCCCGCACCCGCAAGCGCCCGGTGGCGACAGGCAAGATCAGTCCGGTGGACGCCATGGTCTTCGCGACGCTGCTGGCCACAGCCGGCATGGGTATCCTGGTGTGGCAGGTCAACGCTCTGACGGCGTGGCTGACCCTGGCCTCGCTGGTGGGGTATGCCGGTGTCTATACCCTGTTCCTCAAGCGGGCTACACCCCAGAACATCGTGATTGGCGGCCTCGCAGGTGCCATGCCCCCACTGCTGGGCTGGACTGCCGTCACCGGTCAGGTGGAGGGCCATGCCCTGCTGCTGGTGCTGATCATCTTCGCCTGGACACCACCGCATTTCTGGGCATTGGCGATCCACCGCAAAGAGGAATACGCCAAGGCCGGTATTCCCATGTTGCCGGTGACCCATGGCAACAAGTACACGGAATTGCACATCGTCCTCTACACGTTAATGTTGCTGGCGGTCAGTCTGTTGCCGTTCGTCACCGGAATGTCCGGTGGTATTTACCTGGTGGGTGCTCTGGCGCTGGGACTGCGTTTCCTGCAGTATTCGGTGCGTTTGCTGAAAGGAGACGATCGCCGCGTTGCCCTCGCTACCTTCAAATATTCCATCACTTATCTGATGGCCCTGTTTGTGGTATTGCTGGTGGACCACTTCGTATTTTTTTGA
- a CDS encoding SCO family protein: MNRSIRLTLIILLLVVILIFGLVVGRQLYLAGDRAPAPAPELAELNTYVYDQGRPLPEFELLDENGDTVTREDLTGRWTFAFVGYTSCPDICPAAMANLRRTDNLLPDDLPQPGYLLVSADPGRDTPEQLKQYLDFFGNNFHGLTGDLETLRAIAKSLNAVFVHREVDGELLVDHSGHFALLNPDGEMIAVIQPPHKPEALAEAFERIYEWASANRARAN, encoded by the coding sequence ATGAACCGCTCGATTCGCCTGACCCTCATTATCCTCCTGCTGGTAGTGATATTGATATTCGGTCTTGTGGTCGGGCGACAGCTGTATCTGGCCGGGGACCGGGCGCCTGCACCCGCCCCCGAACTCGCCGAACTCAACACCTACGTCTACGATCAGGGCCGGCCCCTGCCGGAATTCGAGTTGCTTGATGAGAACGGTGACACGGTGACCCGTGAAGACCTGACAGGCCGTTGGACATTCGCCTTCGTGGGCTATACCAGCTGTCCCGACATCTGCCCGGCCGCCATGGCGAACCTGAGGCGCACTGATAACTTGTTGCCGGATGACCTGCCCCAGCCCGGTTACCTGTTGGTCAGTGCAGATCCCGGGCGCGACACGCCGGAACAGTTGAAGCAGTATCTGGACTTTTTCGGCAACAATTTTCATGGACTGACGGGTGATCTGGAGACATTGAGGGCGATTGCCAAAAGCCTCAACGCCGTTTTCGTCCACCGGGAAGTCGACGGTGAACTGCTGGTTGATCACAGCGGCCACTTTGCCTTGCTGAACCCCGACGGTGAGATGATCGCGGTGATCCAGCCACCCCACAAGCCCGAAGCCCTCGCTGAAGCGTTCGAACGGATTTACGAATGGGCCAGTGCGAACCGTGCCCGGGCCAACTGA
- a CDS encoding YbfB/YjiJ family MFS transporter: protein MPVSRQSCTSRQELFAVLAAGAVVLLVVHGLGRFIYTPLLPYLVADGQFGAGEGAAVATWNYLGYLMGAMVAIRWHRIDQIRTLLPVSLAIHVATTLVVTQTDQLTVISGARWLNGVANGIVFVQAPALILEWLVLRNRASMSGLVYIGVGLGLLLSSGLVTGSADWLEGAERWWPAALISIPLAWWGAARLMKLDVPIRQQEHNNAHAVATSPLFDRASIPLFLSYAGAGLGYILPMTFLPLLAKVELSAGHWLLNGTWLIVALATIPGPWIWNRLGATLGDLSALKLNFLIQLVGVLAAVVLPSEIGLILCAALVGGTFLGTVLLTQRIGRALHPHQGPRLSAAMVALYGFTQMVGPWLTKQWLDGGGTLVSAFGIGVAALAFGLVFVFFVPRSE from the coding sequence ATGCCTGTATCTCGCCAGAGCTGCACTTCGCGTCAGGAGTTATTCGCGGTCCTCGCTGCCGGCGCGGTGGTTCTTCTTGTCGTCCATGGCCTGGGCCGGTTCATCTATACACCCTTGTTACCCTACCTGGTGGCCGATGGTCAGTTTGGCGCCGGAGAAGGCGCTGCTGTCGCGACCTGGAATTACCTTGGCTACTTGATGGGCGCCATGGTGGCGATCCGCTGGCATCGCATTGACCAGATCCGCACCCTGCTTCCGGTGTCGCTGGCAATTCATGTTGCCACAACCCTGGTGGTGACCCAGACCGACCAGCTGACGGTTATCTCCGGTGCCCGCTGGCTGAACGGCGTGGCCAACGGCATTGTCTTCGTGCAGGCACCGGCGCTGATCCTGGAATGGCTGGTGTTGCGCAATCGCGCATCCATGAGCGGACTGGTCTACATCGGGGTCGGTCTGGGCCTGTTGCTGTCCAGTGGCCTGGTCACCGGGAGTGCCGACTGGCTCGAGGGCGCCGAGCGCTGGTGGCCCGCCGCTCTGATATCCATCCCCCTTGCCTGGTGGGGCGCGGCACGTCTGATGAAGCTGGACGTACCGATTCGCCAGCAGGAACACAATAACGCTCACGCAGTCGCCACCAGCCCTTTGTTTGACCGTGCCAGCATTCCATTGTTTCTATCCTACGCCGGTGCCGGTCTTGGCTACATCCTGCCAATGACCTTCCTTCCGTTACTGGCCAAAGTTGAGTTGTCCGCCGGCCACTGGTTGCTGAATGGCACCTGGCTGATCGTCGCGCTGGCCACTATCCCCGGGCCCTGGATCTGGAACAGACTGGGCGCCACCTTGGGCGACCTGTCAGCGCTGAAACTCAACTTCCTGATCCAACTGGTCGGTGTTCTGGCGGCTGTCGTCCTGCCCAGCGAGATCGGCCTGATCCTATGCGCCGCCCTGGTCGGCGGCACCTTCCTTGGCACCGTACTGCTGACCCAGCGCATCGGCCGCGCCCTCCATCCCCACCAGGGTCCCCGACTTTCCGCGGCCATGGTGGCACTCTATGGCTTCACCCAGATGGTCGGCCCCTGGCTGACCAAGCAGTGGCTGGATGGCGGTGGCACCCTGGTCAGTGCGTTTGGTATTGGCGTGGCGGCTCTGGCGTTTGGGCTGGTTTTTGTGTTTTTTGTGCCTCGGTCGGAGTAG